One window of Neptuniibacter halophilus genomic DNA carries:
- a CDS encoding glutathione S-transferase family protein yields the protein MIKVYGSVYSRASMVMCVLETLGLEYEYIPHLPKGKEIKQDDYLAMNPNGKVPTLVDGDLVLWETQAILFYLVDKYGNGQLWSNRPEGRADIYRWSLFVSNQLELFALDLFIQNKFVPEELRDEAIILRAQAELDKHLPILNSHLEGREFVAGDSLSVADIHGATILSWAKLVGYDFKQFPNVDAWIKRQIKSEAQQKVNAKA from the coding sequence ATGATTAAGGTTTACGGTAGCGTTTATTCCCGCGCCAGCATGGTGATGTGTGTTCTGGAAACACTGGGCCTGGAATATGAATACATCCCGCACCTGCCGAAAGGTAAAGAGATCAAGCAGGATGATTATCTTGCAATGAACCCGAACGGCAAAGTACCGACTCTGGTCGATGGCGATCTGGTTCTGTGGGAAACTCAGGCGATTCTGTTCTATCTGGTCGACAAATACGGGAATGGCCAACTGTGGAGCAACAGACCTGAAGGCCGCGCGGATATCTATCGCTGGTCACTGTTTGTCAGCAACCAGTTGGAACTGTTTGCGCTGGATCTGTTTATCCAGAACAAATTCGTGCCTGAAGAGTTGCGCGATGAAGCGATTATCCTGCGTGCTCAGGCTGAACTGGATAAGCACCTGCCCATCCTCAACAGCCACCTGGAAGGACGTGAGTTTGTCGCCGGCGACAGCCTCAGCGTGGCGGATATCCACGGTGCGACTATTCTTTCCTGGGCTAAGCTGGTTGGCTATGACTTCAAACAGTTCCCGAATGTCGACGCCTGGATCAAGCGCCAGATCAAATCCGAAGCGCAGCAGAAGGTGAATGCGAAAGCCTGA
- the hpaE gene encoding 5-carboxymethyl-2-hydroxymuconate semialdehyde dehydrogenase, whose translation MSEQLQENIAKAEGYLARFKENTLGHYINGEWTLGSKGETFDNTTPFDQSYLGKVVAATEEDVNAACEAAAAAAEAWAATPGAERRKILHRLGDELEKRAEEIAMVESMDCGQAIRFMRQAAVRGAANFRFFADQAPEARNGLSLHQAEHTNYTVRNPIGPVAVITPWNTPFMLSTWKIAPALASGCTVVHKPAELSPLTASILAECAEAAGLPKGVWNMVNGFGSVAGKTLTEHPAIKAVALVGDSATGKLIQAQTAQTLKRLHLELGGKNPVIVFDDADFDRALDAVVFMIYSLNGQRCTSSSRLLIQSGIKDKFLSALKERVANIKVGHPLDPATEVGPLVHSGHYDKVTSYFDIAKEDGATIAVGGKSLRDEMGPGNWVTPTLFTDAKNSMRIAQEEIFGPVLTAIEFETEEEAIKLANETVYGLAGYIWTSNTGRAMRMADKVEAGMLWVNSENNRNLPSPFGGVKMSGIGRDGGDWSFDFYMETKNVCIAHDTHRIPVLGR comes from the coding sequence ATGAGCGAACAACTGCAAGAAAACATCGCGAAAGCGGAAGGTTATCTGGCGCGTTTCAAAGAGAACACCCTGGGTCACTACATCAACGGTGAATGGACACTGGGCAGCAAAGGCGAAACCTTCGATAACACCACGCCTTTCGACCAGAGCTATCTGGGCAAAGTGGTTGCGGCTACCGAAGAAGACGTCAACGCCGCTTGTGAAGCGGCGGCTGCGGCGGCTGAAGCCTGGGCAGCTACACCGGGTGCTGAGCGTCGTAAGATCCTGCACCGTCTGGGTGATGAGCTGGAAAAACGGGCTGAAGAGATCGCCATGGTTGAATCCATGGACTGCGGTCAGGCGATCCGTTTCATGCGTCAGGCTGCGGTACGTGGTGCGGCTAACTTTCGCTTCTTTGCCGATCAGGCACCGGAAGCGCGTAATGGATTGTCCCTGCATCAGGCGGAACACACCAACTACACCGTGCGTAACCCGATCGGACCGGTGGCTGTGATTACGCCATGGAATACCCCGTTCATGCTTTCCACCTGGAAGATCGCGCCGGCACTGGCTTCCGGTTGCACCGTGGTACACAAGCCTGCAGAACTGAGTCCGCTGACAGCGTCTATTCTGGCGGAGTGTGCCGAAGCGGCAGGTCTGCCAAAAGGTGTCTGGAACATGGTCAACGGCTTTGGCTCCGTTGCCGGTAAAACCCTGACCGAACACCCGGCCATTAAAGCGGTTGCGCTGGTCGGTGATTCTGCAACCGGTAAGCTGATTCAGGCACAGACCGCTCAGACTCTGAAGCGTCTGCATCTGGAACTGGGTGGTAAAAACCCGGTGATCGTATTTGACGATGCGGATTTCGACCGTGCTCTGGATGCGGTTGTGTTCATGATCTACAGCCTTAACGGCCAGCGCTGCACCAGCTCCAGCCGTCTGCTTATTCAGAGCGGTATTAAGGACAAGTTCCTGAGCGCACTGAAAGAGCGTGTTGCGAACATCAAAGTGGGTCACCCACTGGATCCGGCTACCGAAGTAGGCCCACTGGTACACAGTGGTCACTATGACAAGGTCACCAGCTACTTCGATATCGCTAAAGAAGACGGTGCCACCATTGCGGTAGGTGGCAAGTCTCTGCGTGATGAGATGGGGCCGGGCAACTGGGTGACACCGACCCTGTTCACCGATGCTAAAAACAGCATGCGTATCGCTCAGGAAGAGATCTTCGGCCCGGTGCTGACCGCGATCGAGTTCGAAACCGAAGAGGAAGCGATCAAACTGGCCAACGAAACTGTTTACGGTCTGGCGGGTTACATCTGGACCAGCAATACCGGCCGTGCCATGCGTATGGCGGACAAAGTGGAAGCGGGCATGCTCTGGGTTAACTCCGAGAACAACCGTAACCTGCCATCACCGTTCGGTGGTGTGAAGATGTCCGGTATTGGCCGTGACGGTGGTGACTGGAGCTTCGACTTCTACATGGAAACTAAAAACGTGTGTATCGCTCACGATACACACCGTATTCCGGTGCTGGGTCGTTAA
- a CDS encoding fumarylacetoacetate hydrolase family protein, which yields MKHARVLFNGSELDVTVEDNGQLKSKTDGQLINEADVTWLCPVENPGTIFALGLNYADHARELAFEPPKEPLVFLKGTNTLTGHKQNAYRPDNIEFQHYECELVAVIGKEGKNISREDAMDYIAGYTVCNDFAIRDYLENYYRPNLRVKSRDSLLPIGPYVIDKDDVGDISDLRVTTHVNGELTQEGTTKDIIFDVPFLVEYLSKIMTLKPGDMIATGTPEGLKDMQPGDKVVCEIEKIGALETYIVSEQEFYGDKY from the coding sequence ATGAAACACGCACGCGTACTTTTTAACGGCTCCGAACTGGATGTAACCGTAGAAGATAACGGCCAGTTGAAATCCAAAACAGACGGCCAGCTAATCAATGAAGCGGATGTCACCTGGCTTTGCCCGGTAGAGAATCCGGGAACGATCTTTGCGCTGGGACTGAACTATGCCGATCACGCCCGTGAGCTGGCATTTGAACCACCTAAAGAGCCACTGGTATTCCTTAAAGGTACCAACACCCTGACCGGTCACAAGCAGAACGCTTACCGTCCGGACAACATTGAATTCCAGCACTATGAGTGTGAACTGGTTGCAGTGATTGGTAAGGAAGGTAAGAACATCTCCCGTGAAGATGCGATGGATTACATCGCCGGTTACACCGTATGTAACGACTTTGCGATCCGCGACTATCTGGAAAACTACTACCGTCCTAACCTGCGGGTTAAGAGCCGTGATTCCCTGCTGCCGATCGGTCCCTATGTGATCGATAAAGACGATGTGGGTGATATCTCCGATCTGCGTGTAACCACACACGTGAACGGTGAACTGACACAGGAAGGCACCACTAAAGACATCATCTTCGATGTGCCGTTCCTGGTGGAATACCTGAGCAAGATCATGACCCTGAAACCGGGCGATATGATTGCAACCGGAACGCCGGAAGGTCTGAAAGATATGCAGCCGGGTGACAAAGTGGTCTGCGAGATCGAGAAGATTGGTGCACTGGAAACCTACATCGTTTCCGAGCAGGAATTCTACGGCGACAAATATTAA
- the hpaH gene encoding 2-oxo-hept-4-ene-1,7-dioate hydratase translates to MLTPEQIKNAADRLYKAEKERQQIPALTLEYSDMTMDDSYKIQKAWVDRKIEEGASVKGYKIGLTSRAMQMAVNIDQPDYGVLLDDMFFDDGAEIKASDFLDPRIEVELAFVLKDRLEGENITIFDVLNATDYVIPAIELIAARCHRTDPETGYTRKVLDTIADNAANAGIILGGRPVKPMDIDMRWAGALLYLNGQIEETGIAAGVLGNPANGICWVCKRFAPHGVALEPGQVILSGSFTRPVPVKAGDTVHADYGPLGGISVKFV, encoded by the coding sequence ATGTTAACGCCGGAACAGATCAAAAACGCAGCAGATCGTCTATATAAAGCTGAAAAAGAGCGCCAGCAGATTCCTGCACTGACGCTGGAATACAGCGATATGACCATGGATGACTCCTACAAGATCCAGAAAGCCTGGGTTGATCGCAAGATCGAAGAGGGTGCTTCTGTTAAAGGGTACAAGATCGGCCTGACGTCCCGTGCTATGCAGATGGCCGTGAACATTGATCAGCCGGACTACGGTGTGCTGCTGGACGATATGTTCTTCGACGACGGTGCCGAGATCAAGGCTTCTGACTTCCTTGATCCGCGCATTGAGGTGGAACTGGCGTTTGTCCTGAAGGATCGCCTGGAAGGTGAAAACATCACCATCTTTGATGTACTGAATGCCACCGATTACGTGATTCCGGCGATTGAGCTGATCGCGGCGCGCTGTCACCGAACCGACCCGGAAACCGGCTACACCCGTAAAGTGCTGGATACCATCGCGGATAACGCAGCGAATGCCGGCATCATTCTGGGAGGGCGTCCGGTGAAACCGATGGATATCGATATGCGCTGGGCGGGTGCCCTGTTGTACCTCAATGGCCAGATCGAAGAGACCGGTATCGCCGCGGGCGTACTGGGTAATCCGGCCAACGGTATCTGCTGGGTATGTAAGCGTTTTGCGCCACACGGCGTTGCGCTGGAACCGGGTCAGGTGATTTTGTCCGGCTCCTTTACCCGTCCGGTGCCGGTTAAAGCCGGTGATACGGTACACGCAGATTACGGCCCGCTGGGCGGCATCTCTGTGAAGTTCGTTTAA
- a CDS encoding fumarylacetoacetate hydrolase family protein: MTNNPIVKGKLVCVALNDAEQFEAMQAEFNEAPYKSAPTQPVLYFKPHNTWSTEGAEVEWAADAESMVVGASLAVVFGKECCRVSQEEALDYVGGYTLVHDFSLPEKSYYRPDIKGKCLDGSAPIGADVVAAANVADPQALSVVTKVNGEVVNEMPLSRTVRGVAELISTISYIMTLQPGDVIAVAFPGQRAPVNKGDKVTSEIAGVVSLNNQLGQ; the protein is encoded by the coding sequence ATGACAAACAATCCAATCGTAAAAGGTAAGCTGGTCTGTGTTGCACTGAACGATGCTGAACAGTTCGAGGCCATGCAGGCTGAGTTTAATGAAGCGCCGTATAAAAGTGCACCGACCCAGCCGGTTCTGTATTTCAAACCTCACAACACCTGGAGCACCGAAGGTGCTGAGGTGGAGTGGGCTGCGGATGCCGAAAGCATGGTGGTGGGCGCGTCTCTGGCCGTTGTTTTCGGTAAAGAGTGCTGCCGTGTCAGTCAGGAAGAAGCGCTGGATTACGTCGGCGGCTATACCCTGGTACATGACTTCTCCCTGCCGGAAAAAAGCTACTACCGCCCGGATATCAAAGGTAAGTGCCTGGACGGCAGTGCCCCGATCGGTGCAGACGTAGTTGCCGCTGCAAATGTAGCTGACCCACAGGCGCTGAGCGTAGTGACCAAAGTGAATGGTGAAGTGGTGAATGAGATGCCACTGAGCCGTACTGTACGTGGTGTTGCTGAACTGATCAGCACGATCTCCTACATCATGACTCTGCAGCCGGGCGATGTGATCGCCGTTGCCTTCCCGGGCCAGCGCGCGCCGGTGAACAAAGGCGATAAGGTGACATCTGAAATTGCTGGCGTGGTCAGCCTGAACAACCAGTTGGGTCAATAA
- the hpaI gene encoding 4-hydroxy-2-oxoheptanedioate aldolase encodes MELPVNKFKQALQGDQPLWGLWLGLPDASCAEILAGSGFDWLLIDSEHAPFELDSTMRHLQAIAPYGVPAIVRPEEGRTALLKRLLDIGAQTLLVPMCDTAEQARELVAAVKYPPQGIRGLGSSLARAANWNRIPGYLQKANDEICLIVQAETVTAMENLAEIAAVEGVDGVFIGPSDLSASMGHIGNPDHPEVVAAIENGLQVINDAGKAAGLLCINPAKAHNYVDKGAKFVGIGVDTLLLSNAAKQLADSFKSGENKADAAGSSGY; translated from the coding sequence ATGGAACTCCCGGTTAACAAATTTAAGCAGGCACTGCAGGGCGATCAGCCACTGTGGGGCCTCTGGCTCGGTCTGCCGGATGCAAGCTGTGCGGAGATTCTCGCAGGCTCTGGCTTTGACTGGCTGCTGATCGACAGTGAGCACGCACCGTTTGAGCTGGATTCTACGATGCGTCATCTGCAGGCGATTGCACCTTACGGTGTGCCGGCCATTGTCCGCCCTGAAGAGGGACGAACCGCACTGCTCAAGCGTCTGCTGGATATTGGCGCGCAGACCCTGCTGGTACCGATGTGTGATACCGCAGAGCAGGCCCGTGAACTGGTCGCTGCGGTGAAGTACCCGCCACAGGGCATTCGTGGGCTCGGCAGTTCGCTGGCGCGTGCGGCGAACTGGAACCGGATTCCCGGTTACTTGCAGAAGGCCAATGATGAGATCTGTCTGATTGTGCAGGCAGAAACGGTTACGGCTATGGAAAATCTGGCGGAGATTGCCGCAGTTGAGGGGGTCGATGGTGTGTTTATCGGCCCGTCTGATCTGTCTGCGTCTATGGGCCATATCGGCAATCCGGATCACCCGGAAGTGGTGGCAGCGATCGAGAACGGTCTGCAGGTTATCAATGATGCCGGTAAGGCGGCTGGCCTGCTGTGCATCAACCCGGCCAAAGCGCACAACTATGTAGACAAGGGTGCCAAATTTGTCGGCATCGGTGTGGATACCCTGTTGCTGAGCAACGCGGCTAAGCAACTGGCAGACAGTTTTAAATCCGGTGAGAACAAAGCAGACGCTGCGGGCTCAAGCGGATATTAA